A window of Pullulanibacillus sp. KACC 23026 genomic DNA:
TGATTTTATATTCGTTTTGATGCCATTTACCATGAATGACTGTTCCAGGAGATATATTAATAGTCGGTCTCTTCGTATGCTGTTTCTCCATACTCAAGCATTCCTCTTCTCGTTCGTTTATTAAATGCGTTCAATGCCTCTTTTATAGCAGGACCAGTTGGGGTAATACCCCCTGATGCCAGTTTTGAAAACACTCTGCTTATGGATTCTATCTTCGGTGTCCATGACATAAGCTTATCTATTGGTTTCCGTTTCCCGGGAAATGTGTATAGGCAGAATTGGTTGCTTCCCATACGCGAGTTGAGACTTACTGATAAATCCAAGAGTGCCTCATGAACAGTTGGCAATTTCTTTTCCATACTGGCACTTGTATCTATTAGAATACAAACCTCTAAGTCAATTGTCTCTCCTAAATCATCCACCACTTCCATGACTTGTCCTCTTTTCTCTGGAGGAAGATCTTCCATGGATTCATTTTCGCCAAGAATACTTTGTAATTCCTGGTTAATCACACCTTTAATGGTTTCGGTCATAGCCTGACGCGTGACCATTTGGACAGTCTGGGAAAGTTGTTTGGTTTGGACGATCTGACTGATGCCGCCTCCAGCAAGAGCAATGTCTTCGATTTCTCTCAAGCCGCCGTCTGAGGTTTCATCATTATTGAGGACACCTATCACATTCACCGTGATGCCCTGCTCTTTGGCCAGTGCGGCCATCGCTGCCGGGTCCTCTCCTTGATTAGAACAACCATCTGTAATCAACAGAATTTGTTTTAAATGCCCCTTGCTCATTTAAAGCCCCTCCTTTGTCTCGCTACCATCATCGACAAAAGAGACTCTTTTTATACCATTCTACTGTGCTTTCCGAATGTTTTGCTTCTTTCCAGAATAAGCAGCAGGTATGGCTGCCCACTTAGGAATATGGTGTTCTATTTTTGAAACGACAACGGTCATATCATCCCGTATTTCACCATTACTTGTCCGAATGACCTCTTCTAATATTAAATCGGCAATGTCCTGCGGATGGCTCGTTTTCATCTCTCGAATCTTTCTTTTCAGCCAAACCTCTTGATTTTCAACACTTTTCGGTGATTCGAATATACCGTCACTCATCATAATCAACAGATCTCCTGCCTTCAGTTGGTAGCCCACCACATCTACATCAACGTCCTGAATAATACCCATTGGTAGATTACCAGCCTCAATCATCATGACTTGATCTCCTCGTTTAACAAAACTTGGATTAGAGCCTATTTTTAAGAACTTACAATTGGCATCCTTCAAGTCTACTAAGGCCAGGTCAAGCGTTGAAAAAATTTCATCTGTTGTTCGAAGCGACAAAATAGAGTTAATGGATTTGATTGCAATGGTTTCATCGATCCCTGATTTTAACACTTTTGATAGAAGCTTGAGCGTCTCCATACTTTCCCTGTGAGCCCTTTCGCCATTTCCCATTCCATCACTAATAGCAATGGCATATTTTCCGGCTCCAAGCTCAAACATGCTGTAATTATCCCCTGAGATCCAATCGCCATTTTTGGCTGTGTGAGCAACACCTGATTCAATGACGTAGGCCTTTGCTGAGCCAAATGTCACTTGGCCATAACCATTTGGGATAACGGGCTCAATGTAATTTTTGACCACAATATTTTCATTGAGTATGTCCGAAAGAATGGGGGCAATAATCTTCTCACACTCCCCGTGATAATCCCCAGGAATAGACATATCAATATCAACAGCCCCTTCCTCTAGATTATAGATTTCCAAATTATCTATATCTAAACCAATTTCCTGGAGCCTAGATAAAATTTGTTCTTCATGGTAGTGATGCGTTTCCCGTTCTCTCTGGATTTCTTTTGCAAAATTACCCATGACTTCGGAGACCCCGAGAAGCTGGTCGGCAACTAGGCGACGGCTCTCTCTTACTTTTTTCTTAAGCTTCAGCTCCTCATAAAAGTGTTGTTGTTCTTCATAAATCGTATTAACGACCTGATCTGGTTTAATGCAATGCCGTCTAAAATCCCGGTTTAGCCGAGTAGACGTAATTGAAGGTCGATCATTCGTCTCTGACATGATTTCTGTCATAAGTCCATACGTCTCATCAAAGTGTTTAGCCCAACAGTAATCCTTTTTAAAACAAGTTTGGCAAGTTCGTTCAGTTACACGACTAAGAAACACATCTTGCTCATGAATCAAGTCATCCTCCTCCGTTTGCACCGGATCACTCGAAAAACTGGTTGAAAGTGCCTGGAAGAGACTTGAAAATTGTTCAACACGACTAGCCGTTACATCTCTTAGCTTCTTGAGATACTGTTGCTGCTCTTGATTATATTGTTTGGTTCCAGGGACATAAGCCTCCAATTTTTTAAATATCTTATGTGGAGTCAGGAAAAATAAAACAATTGCTCCGAGCGACTCGGCCGTTGTCCCGAGTAAGTGCTGATACCCATTCCCATAGAGCCCTATTAACAATGTTCCAATAATGAGTCCAAGACTGACTCCAATTTTCCTTCCTTCTTTTAAAAGACCGCCAAGCAGCCCTGAAAAAGCTAATAAGCTCATCTCATACAAACTGGTCACATTAGCTAGGGAAACAATTAATCCGATAACAACCCCAACAGTGGACCCAATCGCGGCACCACCTGCATAAGCAAAAACAAGAACAAAGTAGCGGGATAAAATATGTTCAACCGACAAGGTTTTAACTTCCCATCCCATAGAGCCAGTTAGAACAGAAGCTAAAAGGATGATGAGACAAACGATCTCTTCATTCCTAAGCGTTCTTTTTCGAATGCCCGGAGTAAACAAAGGGAGACTTTGGAGGAAAATGAGAGTGAGGAGGAATCCCAATCCGGCTTCAACAGCACTCATCATGTCATCAGAAAGCGTTAAGGTTCCCTGCTGAATAAAATCAAAGCCTAAGCGCGTTATAAGTCCACCGCCAAAGACTAGATAAGGCAGCCATTTCCCCTCCTCTTGTTTAATGAAACGGATCGCAATCGCTCTAAGGACAACAAAAAGACCAATGGAGACCACCAAATAACTTGCTTGAAGAATTGACTGGGTTAATCCCCCGGCTACAAGACTAAGCAAGGCCAATAATTTACGTTTCGGCTTTACAAATAAAGCTGTCGCAAAGAAGGCTAGTCCAAAAGGCGACATGTCAGCAAGAATAACAGCTCGTCCAAGTAAAAACCCTATAAACAAGCAGGCCATTTCCCAGTTGAATAGACTTGATATAATAGTGGCTTTTAACTTCTTATTAGCCCATTTGGACCCAAGTCCCGATCCTTGGGTTTTGGAGGCTTCCACCGGACGATTTACGGAATGAACATGTACGTTCTGCAAGACCTTCACCACCCCTAAAAGATTATTGTATGTATCATTTAATCACAGTAGACCTTCATTTTTTGTCAAAACAAAGCGGGAATTTCCTAAAAACGTTCGACGCCATTCGTTACAAAAAGTCATTTTTTAACCCTCGAAAAGGGATGCTATGTTCGCCTAATCCTGTCCCCTTATAACTCTCTTTATAAAGGGGAAGGGCGTTCATCTCAAAATGCGTCGAAAAATAGGGACACTCGACAAGGGCTTTTATTTTTAGCTGAAAAAAAACAGGTTCATTTTTCTATGAACCCCATAAACGTAAAAAAGCAACCAATCTAATATTGGTTGCTTAATATCTATTCTTAGTAATCATTTATATTTTATAAACTATTTAATGACTAGTGGATTAACCTCTTCTAGCACCCCGGCCTCCGCGTTTTGACTCGGTTTGGCGTTTGAGTGTCGAAAGGCGATCTTCACTGTCTTTTAAAAAGCGACTGATTTTATCTTCAAAAGTAAGATCTTTTCTACCACCGCCGCCGCCTCCCCGCTTCCCGCCATTATGACTAGGGCGGGCTGGACGAGCTGGTCTTGGATTATCGACAGCTTTGCGAATGGAAAGGCCAATCTTCCCATCGGACTCAACTTGAAGTACCTTGACCGTCACTTCATCTCCTACAGTTAATACCTCGTTAATATCTTTTACATAACGATCTGCTACTTCACTAATATGAACCAGACCAGTCTGGCCTCCTGGAAGTTCTACGAAAGCACCGAAATGGGTAATACCCGATACCTTCCCTTGTAGTTTGCTGCCAACTTCGATTGACATAAAAAAAATGCTCCTCCTAAAAAAGTCTTATATAGTTTATTTTATTATACCTAGACAAAATTGAGCATGTCAATGTTCAGACGTTTTTGGCGAAGCAAATATAATTTCACCTTTTTTTGACATGAAGTATTTTTGACGGGCAAGATCGCCGATGTACTCATCATTATGCAGGAGACTTACTTGATGACTTAGGCTTTGTTGTTCACTCGTCACCTTGGCCAATTCTCTTTTTGCCGCACTCTTTTGCTGCCGCAATGTTTGAATCTTCTGTTGCTGGGAGAAAACAACCGAATAGAGACTCCCGACCATAAGCGAAAGCAAGATAAAAAAGGCCATCAGGCGGCGGATCAACCCGCGGCGTCTTTTGCTGCGAATCTTCTCTGAAAGTTCCTTAGATGATACATAATCGGTGTGTATAACGGATACGCCTTGGCCTCCTGACCTCATTAATACCTACCTCCACTTTTTAAAAAGCTTACTCAAAATGGTTTTCATTTTAGTAAGAAAAGCAACCCCCTTCTGAATCCAGGTCTTCGGAATGATTAATCCAAAGAGCCATTTGAGAGGGGTATAAATAACAGTCCCAATAAATAACAGGATTGCTAATAGCATCCTACTTATCATCTTAACCAAAGAGAATAGAAGCTTCAATAGAAAAAGCAAAGGTTGTACCAAAAAAAGTTTGACCATTTTTCTCAAAAAACGAGCCGTCCCGACTATAAAATGTATGAGTGTATCTAAAATTTTGTAATAAGTTGTCTCAAAGAGTCCCTTATAGGCGGAAAAACCAATAAGAAGGGCTATAAATAAATAAAAGCGCAGTACCCCTTGATTAACAAGTAACAGTACATAAAAGATAATTAAACCTTGGAGGCACCAGAAAAGAAGATCGGTTACAAAAAGAAGCCATTGCCAAACTTTCCTTTGGGGAAAAAACCGGTGATAGGTGGTTAAACTCGCGCCTAGCCATATGCCCATACCGCACATGGCAAGCATCGAATAGAACTGTTCAGTGAGTGTCATTTAAACAGCTTACTGAAAAAGCCTTTGCCATGGTCACCCGAGTGGTCCTCGATATAGCTTAAATCAAAGATATGCCCCTCAATTACCACGACACCCTGTTCAACATTTAAATTTTGCATTTTCAAATGACTGCCTCTTATAGCCAAAAACCCCATCACGGTTTCGAGCAGGAATTCTTCATGGTCAAAGCTCTCCACATGTTTAACCCCAGTTATTTCAACTTTTTTCCGACCCTTCATAATAATGTCATGATTAGGCTCTGATCGATTTTTATTTAATGATCCGTTTGGATAAATGTTTTCCATACTGGTCGTCCCTCCTCTTCGTTTAATAGATATGAGGACGGACATGATTTTAGAACCAAGCCTACTGCTTGAAGTGCCCTCTTGAATTTACAACCTCGTAATAAGCTCTGCGCTGGCTTGTCCCGAAGAAGCCTGCATCAAAGCATTGGCTTGCAAGACGCATGGATGAACGCCAAAATGAGCAAGGATGGCGGCCGGAGGGGCGGTCATCAAGGCGATGAACGCCAAAATGAGCGAGGATGGTGGCCGGAGGGGCGTTCATCGAGGCGATGAACGCCAAAATGAGCAAGGATGGCAGCCGGAGGGGCGGTCATCAAGGCAATGAACGCTAAAATGAGCAAGGATGGCGGCCGGAGGGGCGTTCATCGAGGGGATGAACGCCAAAATGTGCGGATGAGGCGGCCGGAGGGGCGTTCATCAAGGGGATGAACGCTAAAATGTGCGGATGAGGCAGCCGGAGGGGCGTTCATCGAGGCGATGAACGCCAAAATGAGCAAGGATGGTGGCCGGAGGGGCGGTCATCAAGGCGATGAACGCCAAAATGTGCGGATGAGGCGGCCGGAGGGGCGGTCATCAAGGCGATGAACGCCAAAATGTGCGGATGAGGCAGCCGGAGGGGCGGTCATCGAGGCGATGAACGCCAAAATGTGCGGATGAGGCGGCCGGAGGGGCGGTCATCAAGGGGATGAACGCTAAAATGAGCAAGGATGGCGGCCGGAGGGGCGTTCATCGAGGGGATGAACGCTAAAATGAGCAAGGATGGCGGCCGGAGGGGCGTTCATCGAGGGGATGAACGCTAAAATGATCGGGGTAGACGTTCCACTATTCCTTGTTATCACACTCTTTTTCCTCGTCATTTTGGCAATCCCACTTCCGTTTTCAAGGCCGGAGAGTTTCAATCTGAGTTAAATTCCAATAAAAAAAGGGCCTCCCTTCCGGCCGCATTCAAAAGCAATGCTGGTCACGATGGAGTTACCCTTTTAAAATGTTTGGACTAGTCCTCTGATCTTGGATGAGCCGTTTCACTCAATACCTTGTAGAGGGATTCTGCCTCTTCCTTTTTGACCGTCTCTTTCAAGTCTGCTACCTCAACCACAACGGTCTTTTGACCAAATCGGATCGACAGCTTATCCCCAACTTTAACGGTAGAACCTGCTTTGGCTACCGAATCATTAATTAAAATTCTACCTTGATCAGCTAATTCTTTAGCGACCGTTCTTCTTTTAATTAACCGGGAAACTTTGAGAAACTTGTCAATGCGCATAATTACTTAACAGCTTCTTTGAGCTTGTTGCCAGCACGGAAAGCTGGAACAGTAGAAGCAGCAATTTCAATTGTTTCACCAGTTTGGGGATTGCGGCCTGTACGGCTAGAACGCTCTCTAGTTTCAAAAGTTCCAAAGCCTACAAATTGAACTTTATCTTTATTTTGGAGTGCAGAAGTGATTTCATCAAAGAGTCCGTTTACTACTGCTTCCACATCTTTTTTTGTAAGACCTGTTTTACCTGCAATGTTATCAATAATTTGGTTCTTGTTCATAGTTTTGTTTCCTCCTTAAAATCCTGCTAGAAATATGTACAATTTCAAGCTCTTACTATTTTACCAAAACTCATTCTCTATTAAACATCAAAAACACCTTTATTTCAAATTTTCCTTAGCTTGTATCCAAATTTTGTCCATTTCCTCTAAAGTTAACTCCATAAGATCCCTACCTTCATCCCTTGCTGCCTCCTCAATGTTTTCGAATCGCTTCTTGAATTTAAGGATGGTTGAAAGTAAGGCAATGGAAGGGTCGATCCGATGCTTTCTTGCCAAGTTAACAATTGAAAACAATACGTCCCCAATCTCGGATTCTAGCTTCTTCCGATCCCCTGATTGTTCCTCTTCCCGACATTCTTCTAATTCTTCATAGATTTTGGCCCAAACCTCTTCTATTTCTGGCCAATCAAACCCAACCTTTGCTGCTTCCTTTTGAAGTTCCGTGGCCTGCATCAATGGAGGCAATCCCTTTCCTACCTTTTCCAAAAGGGAGACAGCTGGATCTTGTTCGTCTTTCTCTTTTGCTTTGATTGCTTCCCAATTCACCACAACTTCATTGGAGGACTGAACATTTACGTCCCCAAACACATGTGGATGACGACGGATCATTTTATCGGAAAGGGCCTTGATAACATCATAAATGTTAAAATAGCCTTCATCTTCCCCAATTTGGGCGTGCAGCATGACTTGAAGAAGCACATCTCCCAATTCTTCAGCAAGATGCTCATCATCCTGCTCGTCAATGGCTTCAATGACCTCATAAACCTCTTCAATTAAGTATTTCTTAAGTGATTCATGAGTCTGTTCCCGGTCCCATGGACAACCTTCAGGTGAACGGAGTGTCTGAATGATCTTCCTTAATCTTGGAAAACTATGATTGGTTAATTGGGCATTCTCAATTGGCGGTACATAGAGACTTGTTCGATTATCCAGCGTCCAGTCATAATCAAGCTCAGAAAGCGCGACCTTCTTTATAATCTGATCTTGATCGCCTGCTGCCTGCACCAAGGTCACCTCATAATCTGGCGGATACTGTTCCAGCAAAGTTAATTTCACTTCTGATGCGACATACCCGTCATAGATTTGACAGATAACCAAATGATTGTGAAAGGCTAACAAATCTGCATCTAGCGATAAAGCATCAACGAACTGCAGACCTTCAATGGGATCAATTTGCAAAGCCGTAAAGAGGGGATCTAAAAAGCTTTGGCCTCCCGCTACATCAACCTCAATTCCCACTTCAGGCCCTTTTTCTAAAAGAAGCTGGACTGTTTTCTCTGCGACCATAGGGTGTCCTGGAACCGCATAGACAATATCCGTTTCATTTGCTGCATGAATTAGCCTATCGACAATTTCCTCATACACTTTCTCGAAAGTATCATGCTGTATGTAGACCTCATCAAAAGTAAAAAAGGCGAATCCCTCTTCTCGTAAATCCTGGACAATCGGATGATCTTCTGTTCTTATGTACAGAGCTTTGGCCTTCTTTAACAACTTATATATTCCAAGGGACAGTTGATCGATCTCTCCGCTTCCTAAGCCAACCACCGTAATTCTTCCCGACATGGTTTTCCTCCTCTATTAAAATTGGGTCACTCCCCCACATCTGAATGTCTATGAGGACCATGACCCAATATTGTTTAAAAAAAATTAAGTATGAATGTTCTAAAAAAGACAACTTGGATACCCTTAAAGATGGACACGTGGATCCTTTTTTATTGTTCCATTTGCCGTGCTAAGAAACCGGCTGCTGTTTCGGCTAACTTCTGCTCAACGGTTCCAACTTCTTCTTGGGCCTTCCCGACCAAAATAACGGCTCCAATGGGG
This region includes:
- a CDS encoding VWA domain-containing protein; this translates as MSKGHLKQILLITDGCSNQGEDPAAMAALAKEQGITVNVIGVLNNDETSDGGLREIEDIALAGGGISQIVQTKQLSQTVQMVTRQAMTETIKGVINQELQSILGENESMEDLPPEKRGQVMEVVDDLGETIDLEVCILIDTSASMEKKLPTVHEALLDLSVSLNSRMGSNQFCLYTFPGKRKPIDKLMSWTPKIESISRVFSKLASGGITPTGPAIKEALNAFNKRTRRGMLEYGETAYEETDY
- the spoIIE gene encoding stage II sporulation protein E; this translates as MQNVHVHSVNRPVEASKTQGSGLGSKWANKKLKATIISSLFNWEMACLFIGFLLGRAVILADMSPFGLAFFATALFVKPKRKLLALLSLVAGGLTQSILQASYLVVSIGLFVVLRAIAIRFIKQEEGKWLPYLVFGGGLITRLGFDFIQQGTLTLSDDMMSAVEAGLGFLLTLIFLQSLPLFTPGIRKRTLRNEEIVCLIILLASVLTGSMGWEVKTLSVEHILSRYFVLVFAYAGGAAIGSTVGVVIGLIVSLANVTSLYEMSLLAFSGLLGGLLKEGRKIGVSLGLIIGTLLIGLYGNGYQHLLGTTAESLGAIVLFFLTPHKIFKKLEAYVPGTKQYNQEQQQYLKKLRDVTASRVEQFSSLFQALSTSFSSDPVQTEEDDLIHEQDVFLSRVTERTCQTCFKKDYCWAKHFDETYGLMTEIMSETNDRPSITSTRLNRDFRRHCIKPDQVVNTIYEEQQHFYEELKLKKKVRESRRLVADQLLGVSEVMGNFAKEIQRERETHHYHEEQILSRLQEIGLDIDNLEIYNLEEGAVDIDMSIPGDYHGECEKIIAPILSDILNENIVVKNYIEPVIPNGYGQVTFGSAKAYVIESGVAHTAKNGDWISGDNYSMFELGAGKYAIAISDGMGNGERAHRESMETLKLLSKVLKSGIDETIAIKSINSILSLRTTDEIFSTLDLALVDLKDANCKFLKIGSNPSFVKRGDQVMMIEAGNLPMGIIQDVDVDVVGYQLKAGDLLIMMSDGIFESPKSVENQEVWLKRKIREMKTSHPQDIADLILEEVIRTSNGEIRDDMTVVVSKIEHHIPKWAAIPAAYSGKKQNIRKAQ
- a CDS encoding S1 domain-containing RNA-binding protein — its product is MSIEVGSKLQGKVSGITHFGAFVELPGGQTGLVHISEVADRYVKDINEVLTVGDEVTVKVLQVESDGKIGLSIRKAVDNPRPARPARPSHNGGKRGGGGGGRKDLTFEDKISRFLKDSEDRLSTLKRQTESKRGGRGARRG
- a CDS encoding septum formation initiator family protein; the protein is MRSGGQGVSVIHTDYVSSKELSEKIRSKRRRGLIRRLMAFFILLSLMVGSLYSVVFSQQQKIQTLRQQKSAAKRELAKVTSEQQSLSHQVSLLHNDEYIGDLARQKYFMSKKGEIIFASPKTSEH
- the yabQ gene encoding spore cortex biosynthesis protein YabQ; this encodes MTLTEQFYSMLAMCGMGIWLGASLTTYHRFFPQRKVWQWLLFVTDLLFWCLQGLIIFYVLLLVNQGVLRFYLFIALLIGFSAYKGLFETTYYKILDTLIHFIVGTARFLRKMVKLFLVQPLLFLLKLLFSLVKMISRMLLAILLFIGTVIYTPLKWLFGLIIPKTWIQKGVAFLTKMKTILSKLFKKWR
- the yabP gene encoding sporulation protein YabP, producing MENIYPNGSLNKNRSEPNHDIIMKGRKKVEITGVKHVESFDHEEFLLETVMGFLAIRGSHLKMQNLNVEQGVVVIEGHIFDLSYIEDHSGDHGKGFFSKLFK
- a CDS encoding RNA-binding S4 domain-containing protein; translation: MRIDKFLKVSRLIKRRTVAKELADQGRILINDSVAKAGSTVKVGDKLSIRFGQKTVVVEVADLKETVKKEEAESLYKVLSETAHPRSED
- a CDS encoding HU family DNA-binding protein, coding for MNKNQIIDNIAGKTGLTKKDVEAVVNGLFDEITSALQNKDKVQFVGFGTFETRERSSRTGRNPQTGETIEIAASTVPAFRAGNKLKEAVK
- the mazG gene encoding nucleoside triphosphate pyrophosphohydrolase; translation: MSGRITVVGLGSGEIDQLSLGIYKLLKKAKALYIRTEDHPIVQDLREEGFAFFTFDEVYIQHDTFEKVYEEIVDRLIHAANETDIVYAVPGHPMVAEKTVQLLLEKGPEVGIEVDVAGGQSFLDPLFTALQIDPIEGLQFVDALSLDADLLAFHNHLVICQIYDGYVASEVKLTLLEQYPPDYEVTLVQAAGDQDQIIKKVALSELDYDWTLDNRTSLYVPPIENAQLTNHSFPRLRKIIQTLRSPEGCPWDREQTHESLKKYLIEEVYEVIEAIDEQDDEHLAEELGDVLLQVMLHAQIGEDEGYFNIYDVIKALSDKMIRRHPHVFGDVNVQSSNEVVVNWEAIKAKEKDEQDPAVSLLEKVGKGLPPLMQATELQKEAAKVGFDWPEIEEVWAKIYEELEECREEEQSGDRKKLESEIGDVLFSIVNLARKHRIDPSIALLSTILKFKKRFENIEEAARDEGRDLMELTLEEMDKIWIQAKENLK